One Janthinobacterium sp. TB1-E2 genomic region harbors:
- the gyrB gene encoding DNA topoisomerase (ATP-hydrolyzing) subunit B — protein sequence MSENPQDTPIQAKTEEYGAASIQILEGLEAVRKRPGMYIGDTSDGTGLHHLVFEVLDNSIDESLAGHCTEIHVTIHSDNSISITDNGRGVPTGLKMDDKHDPKRSAAEIVMTELHAGGKFDQNSYKVSGGLHGVGVSCVNGLSKLLKLTIRRDGKVHHMEFVRGVPQDRQIVMVGDIATSPIRVIGETDKRGTDVHFWADEEIFTHVEFHYEILAKRIRELSFLNNGVNIKLSDQRTGKEEVFAFEGGTRGFVEYINKAKSVLHPTIFQATGERMSDQNTNISVDVSMQWNDAYNEQVLCFTNNIPQRDGGTHLTGLRAAMTRVINKYIDEHEFAKKAKVEINGDDMREGLTCVLSVKVPEPKFSSQTKDKLVSSEVRGPVEEIVAKTLADYLQEKPNDAKIICGKIVEAARAREAARKARDLTRRKGIMDGLGLSAKLADCQEKDPALCELYIVEGDSAGGSAKQGRDRKFQAILPLRGKVLNVEKARFEKMLSSEQITTLIATLGTSIGPDEFNVEKLRYHRIIIMTDADVDGAHIRTLLLTLFYRQMPQLVERGHIYIAQPPLYKVKAGRDERYLKDDAEEASYMMTVALNTAVLVPREGAEGISGETLTELVRKFNLSNTIMTRLTRVIDRAALTAIMTGVQLDLSTLDLAEASALALQTAINDSAVRVHVRSDDLSEKHKLHIERMYHGNVKVTAIDADFVQGPDYAVLSSGAATFEGLIGEGAFVRRGEGERMKEIAVVDFHQAMQWLRDEAERTVSKQRYKGLGEMNPDQLWETTMDPTVRRLLKVQIEDAIAADQIFTTLMGDDVEPRRAFIENNALRAGNIDV from the coding sequence ATGTCCGAGAATCCACAAGACACCCCGATCCAGGCCAAAACGGAAGAATACGGCGCCGCCTCCATCCAGATCCTGGAAGGCCTGGAAGCCGTACGCAAACGCCCGGGCATGTACATTGGCGACACCTCGGACGGCACCGGCTTGCACCATCTGGTTTTCGAAGTGCTGGACAACTCCATCGATGAATCGCTGGCCGGCCACTGCACGGAAATCCACGTCACCATCCACAGCGACAATTCGATCTCGATCACCGACAATGGCCGCGGCGTACCGACCGGCCTGAAAATGGACGACAAGCACGATCCGAAGCGTTCGGCGGCGGAAATCGTCATGACCGAATTGCACGCGGGCGGCAAGTTCGACCAGAACTCCTATAAAGTCTCGGGCGGTTTGCATGGCGTGGGCGTGTCCTGCGTGAATGGCCTGTCGAAACTGCTGAAACTGACCATCCGCCGCGATGGCAAAGTGCATCACATGGAATTCGTGCGCGGCGTGCCGCAAGACCGCCAGATCGTCATGGTCGGCGACATCGCCACCTCCCCGATCCGTGTCATCGGCGAAACGGACAAGCGCGGCACCGACGTGCATTTCTGGGCTGACGAAGAGATTTTCACGCACGTGGAATTCCACTACGAAATCCTGGCCAAGCGCATCCGCGAATTGTCCTTCCTGAACAATGGCGTCAACATCAAGTTGTCCGACCAGCGCACAGGCAAGGAAGAAGTGTTCGCCTTCGAAGGCGGCACCCGCGGCTTCGTCGAATACATCAACAAGGCCAAGTCGGTCTTGCACCCGACCATTTTCCAGGCCACGGGCGAGCGCATGTCGGACCAGAACACGAACATCTCGGTCGACGTGTCGATGCAGTGGAACGATGCCTACAATGAACAGGTGCTGTGCTTCACGAACAACATCCCGCAACGCGACGGCGGCACCCACTTGACGGGCCTGCGCGCGGCGATGACGCGCGTGATCAACAAATACATCGATGAACACGAGTTCGCCAAAAAGGCGAAAGTGGAAATCAACGGCGACGACATGCGCGAAGGCCTGACCTGCGTGCTGTCGGTCAAAGTGCCGGAACCGAAATTCTCGTCACAGACGAAAGACAAGCTGGTATCGAGCGAAGTGCGCGGCCCGGTGGAAGAGATCGTTGCCAAGACCCTGGCTGATTACCTGCAAGAAAAACCGAACGACGCCAAGATCATTTGCGGCAAGATCGTCGAAGCGGCACGTGCGCGCGAAGCCGCCCGCAAGGCCCGCGATTTGACTCGCCGCAAAGGCATCATGGACGGCCTGGGCCTGTCGGCCAAGCTGGCCGACTGCCAGGAAAAAGATCCCGCCCTGTGCGAACTGTACATCGTCGAGGGTGACTCGGCAGGTGGCTCGGCAAAACAAGGGCGCGACCGCAAGTTCCAGGCGATCCTGCCGCTGCGCGGTAAAGTGCTGAACGTGGAAAAAGCCCGTTTCGAGAAAATGCTGTCGTCGGAGCAGATCACCACCCTGATCGCCACGCTCGGCACTTCGATCGGACCGGACGAATTCAACGTCGAAAAACTGCGCTACCACCGCATCATCATCATGACCGATGCGGACGTCGACGGCGCCCACATCCGTACCCTGCTGCTGACCCTGTTCTACCGCCAGATGCCGCAACTGGTCGAGCGCGGCCACATCTACATCGCGCAACCGCCACTGTACAAGGTGAAGGCCGGCCGCGACGAGCGCTATCTGAAAGATGACGCCGAGGAAGCGAGCTACATGATGACCGTGGCGCTGAACACGGCCGTGCTGGTGCCGCGCGAAGGCGCGGAAGGCATTTCCGGCGAGACCCTGACGGAACTGGTGCGCAAGTTCAACCTGTCGAACACCATCATGACCCGTCTGACGCGCGTCATCGACCGCGCCGCCCTGACGGCCATCATGACGGGCGTGCAGCTGGACCTGTCGACCCTGGACCTGGCGGAAGCCTCCGCCCTGGCCCTGCAGACGGCCATCAACGACAGCGCCGTGCGCGTGCATGTGCGTTCCGACGACTTGTCGGAAAAACACAAGCTGCACATCGAACGCATGTACCACGGCAACGTCAAAGTCACGGCCATCGACGCCGACTTCGTGCAAGGTCCGGACTACGCCGTACTGAGCAGCGGCGCCGCCACCTTCGAAGGCCTGATCGGCGAAGGCGCGTTTGTCCGCCGCGGCGAAGGCGAGCGCATGAAGGAAATCGCCGTGGTCGACTTCCACCAGGCCATGCAATGGCTGCGCGACGAAGCCGAACGCACGGTTTCGAAACAGCGCTACAAAGGTCTGGGCGAAATGAACCCGGACCAGCTGTGGGAAACAACGATGGACCCAACCGTACGCCGTTTGTTGAAGGTGCAGATCGAAGACGCGATTGCTGCGGATCAGATCTTCACTACGCTGATGGGCGACGACGTGGAACCACGCCGCGCGTTTATCGAAAACAACGCGCTGCGTGCGGGCAATATTGACGTTTAA
- a CDS encoding GGDEF domain-containing protein gives MFTSRSLSPAFYYLFFSGEREQQQRFFKELHFISIAILTFGLACWLVTFSLTLPRASFDHAQAALGVTGMLGGLLLTVYAKSLQAIIASGTISVLFIAFGFRVLMLSTEDPAFWVLPLGVMITLTTAPIFSGIAYYLGVSLCVWAMLGLGQFPVHAGQADQHWPVLAVTISVIIGLALNIYFLVLRIHNYRAQRELATMAYKDGLTGLNNRRMFTQGARTLQRTARTPAYFLMIDIDDFKQINDVYGHDVGDEVLKKIADVIAKLSGEHLCGRLGGEEFAVIYLGEKNAACAFAAQLVDSVEAAFVPERKVSVSIGVAELLKEADLSHSYRRADESLYQAKKSGKNRYVLNAA, from the coding sequence ATGTTCACTTCGCGCAGTCTGTCTCCTGCCTTCTATTACCTGTTCTTTTCAGGAGAACGGGAGCAGCAGCAGCGCTTTTTCAAGGAACTGCATTTCATTTCGATAGCCATCCTGACGTTTGGCCTGGCTTGCTGGCTGGTCACGTTCAGCCTGACCTTGCCGCGCGCTTCGTTCGATCATGCGCAGGCGGCGCTGGGTGTGACGGGCATGCTGGGCGGGCTGCTGCTGACCGTGTATGCGAAGTCCTTGCAGGCGATTATCGCCAGCGGCACCATCAGTGTGCTGTTCATCGCGTTCGGCTTTCGCGTGCTGATGCTGAGCACGGAAGACCCTGCTTTCTGGGTGTTGCCGCTGGGGGTGATGATCACCCTGACGACGGCGCCCATCTTCAGCGGCATCGCGTATTACCTGGGCGTATCACTGTGCGTGTGGGCCATGTTGGGGCTGGGGCAATTTCCCGTGCATGCGGGCCAGGCCGACCAGCATTGGCCCGTGCTGGCCGTCACCATCAGCGTCATCATCGGCCTGGCGCTGAATATCTATTTTCTCGTCCTGCGCATCCATAACTACCGCGCCCAGCGCGAGCTGGCGACGATGGCTTACAAGGATGGCTTGACCGGGCTCAACAATCGCCGCATGTTCACGCAGGGCGCCCGCACCCTGCAGCGCACGGCGCGCACGCCCGCCTATTTCCTGATGATCGACATCGACGACTTCAAGCAGATCAACGACGTGTACGGCCATGACGTGGGCGATGAAGTACTGAAAAAAATCGCCGATGTGATCGCCAAACTGTCTGGCGAGCACCTGTGCGGACGTCTTGGTGGCGAGGAGTTTGCCGTCATTTACCTGGGCGAAAAGAACGCGGCCTGCGCCTTTGCCGCGCAGCTGGTCGACAGCGTCGAGGCGGCTTTCGTGCCGGAACGCAAGGTGTCCGTCAGCATCGGCGTCGCAGAGCTGCTCAAGGAAGCGGACTTGTCGCACAGCTACCGGCGCGCCGATGAATCCTTGTACCAAGCCAAGAAAAGCGGCAAGAACCGCTACGTGCTCAACGCTGCCTGA